One Thunnus albacares chromosome 12, fThuAlb1.1, whole genome shotgun sequence genomic region harbors:
- the pecr gene encoding peroxisomal trans-2-enoyl-CoA reductase, with amino-acid sequence MAASSVFRPGLFDHKVAIVTGGGTGIGKAISAELLELGCSVVISSRKTQRLEAAAQEMRQKIPASSPARVTPMKCNIRDEDEVKTLVSTVLKQYGRVDFLVNNGGGQFSSPAEHMSSKGWKAVIDTNLTGTFHCCKEVYTAWMKQHGGVIINIIADMWKGFPGMAHTGAARAAVDNLTKSLAIEWAASGVRVNAVAPGTIFSKTAMENYKELGPSLFKMSVPFSPAKRLGVPEEISSAVCFLLSPAASYISGATLRVDAGQSLYHSMWEIPNHSAWPEAPEGENLDSLKDLLNPKSKL; translated from the exons ATGGCGGCATCCAGTGTTTTCAGACCGGGCTTGTTCGACCATAAGGTTGCAATAGTAACGGGAGGAGGGACTGGTATCGGTAAAGCTATCTCTGcagagctgctggagctgg GCTGCAGCGTGGTGATCTCCAGTAGAAAGACGCAGAGGTTGGAGGCAGCAGCCCAGGAGATGAGACAGAAAATCCCAGCCTCCAGCCCTGCGCGTGTCACTCCCATGAAGTGCAACATCCGTGATGAAGATGAG GTGAAAACTCTTGTATCGACGGTGCTGAAGCAGTACGGCCGGGTAGATTTTCTGGTGAACAATGGAGGAGGTCAGTTCAGCAGTCCAGCAGAGCACATGTCTTCTAAAGGCTGGAAGGCTGTGATAGACACAAACCTGACTGGAACCTTCCACTGCTGCAAGGAGG TCTACACAGCATGGATGAAACAACATGGAGGTGTGATCATCAACATCATCGCTGACATGTGGAAAGGCTTCCCAGGCATGGC CCACACAGGAGCAGCGAGGGCGGCGGTGGATAACTTGACGAAGAGTCTGGCCATCGAGTGGGCAGCCTCAGGAGTCAGAGTCAACGCTGTTGCGCCT GGCACCATTTTTTCCAAAACTGCGATGGAGAACTATAAGGAGCTTGGACCAAGCCTTTTCAAGATGTCTGTTCCATTTAGTCCCGCAAAGAGACTTGGAGTACCAGAAGAG ATCTCCTCAGCAGTTTGTTTCCTGCTCTCTCCTGCCGCCTCCTACATCTCTGGGGCCACCCTGAGGGTCGATGCGGGGCAGAGTCTGTACCACTCCATGTGGGAGATACCCA ACCACAGTGCATGGCCTGAGGCTCCAGAAGGGGAGAACCTGGACTCTCTGAAAGACCTGCTCAACCCAAAAAGCAAACTCTAA